The genomic window CGAGTAGTGACTTGCATGATCAACAGATGTAGGGCCAAGATTGACTGAAAGGAGATATATAAAGCGAGAAACCCTCAAGGAAAAAGggggagagaagaaaaaagaagaattcgATAGCAATTTGTAGGATCTTGAGAACCTTTGCAACCTAGTACTGTAGAAAGAATAAGAACACTAAGTCCCTCGGACGAAACGCCGGAGGACAGAATTTCATACCTTAGTCCATGTCCTTGTTATTCGATCCATTCGTAATTGTGTCTAGTTATTGCAGTCTTCactaagacctagttcttaaacctactctctataaatttattgtattgagttAGTTGGGCTTAAGTCCACTCATCTAGTAGCAGAAGTGCTCAATCCCAGTCCCTATAGGggtatttttccatttttgccCGTGTTTTGTGATAATAGCTTGCCAATCAGCCATATCAAATATGGTGTAGCTGTTCTCAAAACAAATCTATGCTacgattttgtgtattttattcATGTAGGTATCCTACTTTGAATAAGTTGTCAACAAAAAAATGTTCAAGTAATGGACATGATTTTTTATTGAACATGGTTGGACTCTGAAGCCACAGTATAGCTATTCTCAAAACAAATCTATGCTacaattttctatattttattcatGTAGGTATCCCACTCTAAATAAGTTGTCAACAAACAAATGTTCAAGACTTCAAGTAATGGACATGATTTTTTATTGAACATGGTTGGACTTTGgcaaaaatgggcttttgcccatTTCACCCAAAAGATGTAGCAAAATGcccatgttttgaaactatctagcaaaatacctctgttttgaaactcaattttctaaaaatcgagttttacattgaaactcgttttttagaaaatcgagttataggcaatcaaacttttaaaaaaaaaaaaatttatggaactcaagttccgtgtgaatttttccaaattacttgattttaataggggtattttgctAGATAGTTTTAGAACATGGGCATTTTGCTACATCTTTTGGGCTAAaagggcaaatgcccattttggcctaaTGTGTCAAATATGACCATACCgattataaattaatttgtgAGATTATCCTAATACTAACAGTTAACCATATTTCCTTTACTACATCTCAACCATAAATATTGCCTCCTTCCATTAGGCCCtaaagtattattttaatgtagattttttttttttctaacttgaaaattgaaatcatGGCATCTATCATATGTTTTTCCGTAGGTTCAATttccttttgcatttttaatgaatcaaattTGGACTAAATTTTCTTAAATCCCAAATCTCATTACAAACAAAAAACTGCAAAATATCCTTACATATATAACATAATGTGTAGAGTATGGCATGGGCGGCGAGGCTTCAACAAAGGGGGACGTGTACAGCTATGGAATATTATTATTGGAGATGTTGTTGGGGAAGAGACCCATTGATAAAATGTTTAAAGATGGTCTCAATCTCCACAATTTTGCTAAGATGGCACTACCACAAAGACTTGTTCAGACTGTAGACCAAATCCTTCTACCAAGAGAAGTTGAAGAAATGCCcgcaacaacaacaatagcaagagttgataataatgaaaatgaatttGAAGCAGATGAAGAAATTCATGGTATTGTGAACCGGTACCAAATGGATGTCAATGTGCAGAAGTGCTTAGTCACAGTCCTTGAAATTAGACTTGCATGTTCAGTGGAGTtaccaaaagaaagaatgaatatGGCGGAAGTTACTAGGGAATTACATTTGatcaaaaatgattttcttgGTTCCAGGATTGGCAGAGATGGACTTACATAAGTTGACGTATATATTGctatatttcaaaattgaatttcatatttagaGGTGCAGGTGACAATTATCTTgtaaaataattacaatatttaCTTGCCATTATCTTTTTAGACCCAGAACCATACTAGATAATCATTTTAATGGTCTCGTGCAAATCATGTTCTTGTTTCTGGTATCATGATATTTATTTAGAATAGTAGAAATGGacaaaataactaatttttagTTGAATTCTAGGAGCAAGAAACGACCTGAAGAGATAAGTGGAATCTCCTTGCTACCACTGTTGTGCAAAGATTTGGCACTTCTACGTGACATGTGCTCTCATACTTGTTTAATCTCCTTTGTTGAAATTATCATTGGATGACTGCTTTTGGTTCTTACTCATGTATGCAAAGTAAGATATGCTATATTCGTGTTGTACTTGTGCATCATCTATGCAATTCCTGAAAACCTGTAATGTTTAAGATACTTTTATTTGAGTATATGAATGATAGAGGATTCAGGTTTctctaaatatagttttttttttttttttttgcgggggggggggggggcggggtGGGGGGGCCGGGGGGGTTGGGGTGGTGATTATCCCAAGCATAAAGGAAATGACAGGAACCTTTAATATTTTCCAGAAATGACAATCCTCCCCTGTACTTTACGAGAAGAATTACATGAACAATTAAATTTATGTTTGCCCTTGAATTACCTAACTAAACATTCATGTTTAAATAAGATAAGTTGGATAACTAAAAGGCTAAACAAGGATTTCATCAATAAGCTAATAACAGGCAAATTAGGAACATTTTTCGCTTTACCAGGGCTTGTTAGTTATTaatctataaaaatataatgctCAAGATCTAAATAGGATTTCGTCATATTTGTTATGCTTATAACCTAGGAAGTACATATATTTCATTTGGGGTGTTATACCCATGTTGGAAACTTGACACTTCTGCATGGGTGTCCcagttatttcatttttaaaaataaaaaataaagaatacagaTGGGACACGAGAACAAGAGGAATTGAAtacaatttcacaaaataaagaGAACGTTCATGCTCTGAATATTAATAttgcatttcaaaattaataaatatctttATCCTTgatttgtattctaatttctgAACATCGTTTAATATAGATGAATTTGCTTAATTATCCATTATTACtatgataaaaaatataaatgattaataatatatagaaagaaaatattcattatttctcttaaattgatatgtgtttaatattatatgaaaaacaaattctTAGCCATAAgccatatataaaaataaaaatataattaataattaattaatacacGTATTCTCACCATATATGTGTcgtactttttcaaaaattgccgtgTCGCCATATCGTATTTGTACTCGTACCTATGCCCTTAATATTGTCATTTCCACAAAAATATTAAGGGTCATTGTTGTTTCTTTATACCTCAAGAAGGTTGGTGGCTGTTGGACAagatttctctccaaactagtttggaaagaaaccCTTCAATCtccttctatttctttttatttgatgtgAATAAATCTAACCAAAtgattgcattttctttacatttttaACACTCATGTAAAAATTAGGTCaaattgaatgttatttactattcaatcaataaacttGCTTTTATGCATAACAATGTtaaaccacaaaaacaaaaaatttaaacatttgattgatgacatatttattgatttttgatttttttgaaattttgcaagtatgatagatacaataaaaacatgcaatcaaatggttaaattttcaaaattcatgtATGATACATATATTATGCTTATCACAAAGTTCAAGGGAATAGGATAATAATTTACCTAACCTGGATAAATAATTTAGCTTTTTTAGCATCAAAACAACATACAATGCCatcaatgtttattttattttattttttggttcagCTTCTATTTCTCACAAATTTACTACCATAATTTATCATTAACGAATCAATTAAAGTATCATAATTGCCTTTTGGTGTGTGGAGGAATGTGACAAACAGCATTTTTAAGTCTGACATGAAGACAGTAAGTACAAAAGCCAAACGGGCTTGATGGAATGCAAAGTCATCAGACCTAGCATCgataaaatcatataatttacaTGATAAAAAATTGAGGTTagagaaaatttcaaaagaagtaTTCCAGTTAAGTTCATACCATAACTGACTCCTGCTAGAAGTCTCATTTTTGCTTAACATAATTATCTATATCTCTCTTTGCCTTGCACCAATATTTCACCATCTGCTTGAAAGCAATGAAGCCTCATAAAACCAAGTTTCATGTGATATGGCCTGCATATCTTCATgctattcttctttttcctatAAGCCTACTACACTTGCAAACGACCAATATTGCTGCTCCTCCAACAAATGAGACTGATCAGTTGGCTTTGCACAAATTCAAAGAGTTGATAGCCAATGATCCACATAAAACCTTGAGCTCTTGGAATGATTCTATCCACTTCTGCAACTGGCATGGAGTTACATGCAGCCACCAGCATCAAAGAGTCACAGCCTTGAACCTACAAGGCTAAACTTTGCACGGACCCATATCACCTTATGTTGGCAACCTTAGCTTTCTCAAGTTGGTCAACCTCAGTGACAACAACTTATATGGAGATATTCCACTAGAATTTAGTCATTTGTTCAGACTGCAAGATCTTCTTAGCAATAACTCGTTGACAGGGAGAATTCCAGGCAAATTGACCAACTGTCCTGAACTCAGGGTCACTGATTTCACTAGGAATAAACTTTCTGGGAATATTCCTGTTGAGCTAGGCTCTTTGAAGAAGCTTGTGATGCTTCAAATTGGTGGAAATAATTTGACAGGAGGTATCTCACCTTCTTTAGGAAATATTTCTTCACTCTAGGGACTCTCCTTAGCACTCAATAATTTTGTGGGAAATATTCCGGATGAAATAGGCCGTTTGCAGAAATTATCTTTCTTTGAAGTTGTAGGCAATAATCTTTCCGGTATGATCCTTTATTCCCTTTACAATATATCAACTATGAGCATCATCTCTACTGCAGTTAACTGACTTAATGGCACTCTTCCAGACAACATAGGACTTGCTCTCCCTAAtctcaaatatttgtccatCTGTACTAATAAGTTCTTTGGTCCAATCCCCGTTTCACTATCCAATGCTTCTCAACTTGAAATACTTGCTCTCTCCGGAAACAATTTTGTGGGACAAGTTCCAACCGACCTGGGAAATCTGCAACACCTCTGGTGGCTAGGTGTTGGACGAAATAATCCCGGAAGTAATTCAGCTAAGGACTTGGATTTCTTAACATCTGTGAAAAACTGCACCAAACTGGAAATGCTTGATTTTTCTAATAACAATTTTGGGGGTAGTTTACCCAACTCTATAGAAAATTTGTCCATGCAACTCCGTGCACTATATCTTGATGGAAATAAACTATCTGGAATTATTCCTGAGGCATTAGAGAATCTCATCAACTTAACTTCCTTAAACACGGCACGTAACCTGTTCACAGGCGGCATTCCCAGTCATTTTACGAAGTTTCAAAAGCTGGAAGGATTGGCTTTGAATGGAAACAGATTGTCAGGACCTTTACCATCCTCTATAGGTAACCTCACGCAATTGGTCAAAATTTACCTATCACAGAACTATTTGGAAGGACACATTCCATCCAGTTTTGGGAACTGCAAATATTTGCAGTACTTATACATTTCAGAAAATAACCTTAGTGGAGCCATACCCAAAATCAGTCTCCCCCAATTACTAGTACTCAACTTATCACAGAACTCATAAGTCAGCACCCTACCTGTGGAAGTTggcattttcaaaaatatcaatCAATTGGATGTCTCTGAAAACAAATTGACTGGTGAGATTCCTAGAGCCATTTCAGATTGCTTGAGCTTGGAGTACCTTTACCTGCAAGGTAATATTTGCAGAAACTCTCCCTTTTACAATATTTGGATCTTTCTTTTAATAATCTGGAGGGTGAAGTTCCAACAGAAGGCATCTTTAGAAATGCAAGTAACATATCAGTGAATGGAAATAAAAAGCTTTGTGGGGGTATCCCAGAACTGCAGCTGCAAGCATGCGTAATTAAAGTTATGAAAGAAGGAAAATCCCATGCTTTCAAATTAACAGTCATAATTGTTTGTGGGAATTTTTTCATCGCTTTGTCTTCACTCTTTCTTGTTCTCTATTGGAggagaaaagcaaaaaagaaatcatcttCTACACTCTCAAGTACTGACCTCATTTCAAAGTTTTCATACAAGGGGCTTTATCAGGTGACTGGCAGATTCTCTCCTGACAATCTAATTGGATCTGGTAGTTTTGGATCTGTATATAAAAGAATAGGAGTTCTTGATCAATAAGAAATGATAGTTGCTATAAAGGTACCTTCAACAGAAAGGAGCTTCCAAGAGTTTTGTTGCTGAATGCAATGTGTTAAGAAATATTTGGCATCGGAATCTTTTTAAAACCTTAACATGTTACTCCAGCATGGACTACAATGGTAATGAATTCAAAGCTCTAGTGTTCGAGTTTATGACGAATGGAAGCTTAGAGAAGTGGCTGCATCCATATATAGACAAtgaaaatcaatcaaaacattTGAACCTTCTTCAAAGACTAAATATTGCAATTGATGTTACTTTTgcattacattatcttcatgaACATTGTAAAAGACCAATCATTCATTGTGATTTAAAGCCAAGCAATGTTCTTGACAATGAAATGATT from Quercus lobata isolate SW786 unplaced genomic scaffold, ValleyOak3.0 Primary Assembly Scq3eQI_1998, whole genome shotgun sequence includes these protein-coding regions:
- the LOC115973373 gene encoding putative receptor-like protein kinase At3g47110, encoding MGGEASTKGDVYSYGILLLEMLLGKRPIDKMFKDGLNLHNFAKMALPQRLVQTVDQILLPREVEEMPATTTIARVDNNENEFEADEEIHGIVNRLQDLLSNNSLTGRIPGKLTNCPELRVTDFTRNKLSGNIPVELGSLKKLVMLQIGGNNLTGDNIGLALPNLKYLSICTNKFFGPIPVSLSNASQLEILALSGNNFVGQVPTDLGNLQHLWWLGVGRNNPGSNSAKDLDFLTSVKNCTKLEMLDFSNNNFGGSLPNSIENLSMQLRALYLDGNKLSGIIPEALENLINLTSLNTARNLFTGGIPSHFTKFQKLEGLALNGNRLSGPLPSSIGNLTQLVKIYLSQNYLEGHIPSSFGNCKYLQYLYISENNLSGAIPKISLPQLLVLNLSQNS